The DNA region GGTAGAGGCTGATCAGACCGTGACCGTCGCAATCCGGGCATTCCTCTCCGGTGTTCCTGTACGTCCGTCGCTGGGGATGATCCTCCAGCCACTGCTGCCAGAGCTCCCGCATCACCAGGGGAAGGTTCCGGGGGAAGGTCTCGTGGCGGCTCCGGATCTGGTCGCTCATCCAGTCCACCGGCTCGTCGGGGATGTGCTTCACCCCCTGAAACCAGAGATCAAGCGTCTCCTCCCGGGGATCCCGGCGTTCGTAGTAAAAGCAGAGCCCCTTCACGAATGCGTGGAAGACTTTTTCAACCATCGATCCAGCCCTCCCTCCCCTTCCGGCGGCCCGCCCCGAGGTCCGCCGCGGCCAGCCCGGTCCTGGGCCCGGGTCAGCCAGTTGACGATGAACCGCTGCCAGTTCGATTTCCGGTTCACCGGGTTCGCCGACGCCCAGGCCTCCATGCGGCGCAGTTCTGAGAGCACATCGCACGCGGGATAGGCCTGTTGCCACTTCTCGACCAGATCCGGAGGCACCTGATCGAAACGGCCGGCGTCGTAATCGAAGGCGATGCCTTTCCGTGCGGGACTCGATACCCGCGCCGCAGGTTTAGGCTGGCGGCGACCAGTTTCGGGGGTGAGAGGATCGGCCGTCTCCTCCCGAATTTCCTCTTCCGCGGGACTGGGTACCCGTGCTGCAGGTTTAGGCTGGCAGCGACCAGCGTCGGGAGTTGGAAGATCGGCATCATCCCTCTGCTCCCCCTCCTCCAGCGGTGGGCGATCCGGATCGGCCGCCGCAGTAGTAGTTTGTATTTCTGTTTCGGTTTCAGTTTCAGTTTCTGTTTCATCGCTACACTCTCGCGAGTCTGTGGCGAGTGGATCGCGAGACACTCGCGAGGGTCGCGCGAGGATGTCGCGAGGACAGGGCGGATTGCGCATCTTGCTTGGCCGGTCCACCTTCTGGTGATCGGAAAAGTTCCGGATGAAAAAGAAGGATTCGCCGTCGGCCATGAAGGGATCGATGACGCCGATCCGCTCCAGGTCGGCCAGCCACTTCCGGAAATCCTCCACGGTCAGGTCTACGTCGTAGGGGAAGATCTGCGCTTTAAGCCAGGCCGGGTGCCCTTTGGTCACACCGTAGTCGTCGGAGCAGGTCCAGAGACCCGCGAAGGTCAACCTTGCCTCCCGCGGCACCAAGGCCAGTTTCTCATCGCTCCAGAATTCCGGTTTGAGGATCCGGGACCGGGCCATCATCTTTCCCCACCACCGTGACATCGAAACAGCGGCAAACAACGAATCGTGCCTAAAGGGGCCTACAGACGAAAACGGTTTGCCATAGGGTGGCACAAAGGGATGAGAAAAGTTTCGGAAAAAAACCGGTCTTTTTTCGGTCGTCAAAAATATTTTCAGTGGCAGTTTCTGCGCGATTCCCTCGCCATTTCATTATATTATAGCCAGCGCACTTGATTTTCAGGACGATATCCCGTCGATATGCCGACCAGAGGATAGTGCCACACTGACTTGAGCTCATCCGCAGAACTGAAATCATCTTGACTTTTCTCCGAATGTAGTTATTATTGTAGCTACAATGGAAATCGAATGGGACGATAAGAAGAACGCGGAGAACATCCGGAAGCACGGACTGGATTTTGTCGACGCCTGGCAGGTGTTCCAACATCCGTTGTTTGTAAAATCGGATGACCGCGAGGATTACGGTGAGGACCGATGGATCGGGATCGGCATGATGTCCAACGGAATCGTCGTCGTTTTCGTCTTCACTGAGAGAAATCAGGAAACGATCCGTATGATCTCAATGAGAAAGGCAACGAAAAATGAGCGCACAAGATTTGAGAAAGCTGTCAAAAACGAACTGGGCAAAGATTAAGGCCATGAAGGATAGAGATATCGATCTGTCCGACATTCCTGAGCTCGACGACGCTTTTTTTACGGAAGCGAAGCTTTGGCCGGGCAAGAAGAAGCAGATCACCCTCCGGCTGGATCCGGACGTGGTCGAATTCTTCAAGGCCGGGGGACGGGGTTACCAGAGCAGCATCAACGCCGCGCTCCGTCGTTACATGGAGGCACAGCAGCGACGTCTGAAGGAAGCATGAGCTACGGCCGTACACAGCGTCGTTTAATGCCCGCACGATGAGACTGACAATGCCATTTATTGCCTTGGATAAAGCGACAAATGATAGAGTCGACATCACCCGTCTTGCGGAGCCCCGCGAAACGCTCAAAGGTAAGGAGTTTCAATGCCAGCTTTGTGGCACTAAAATGATCATGCGCGGCGGTTATAGCGTGCGATTCCATTTTTACCATTACCGGGCATGTACAACCTCATACGCATCCAATCCCGAAACGCCTGAACACATCAATGGAAAATACTACGTCGCCGAGCAGGTTCTAACGACCATGAAGGACTTTGCAGATTTCAGCCCCCAATACGAGATCCCCATCCCCGAAGTAATGCGGGTGGCCGACATCATCACTGAATTCCCGATGGGATGGCGGATCGCCCATGAAATACAGCTTTCCGCGATAACCGTGGACGAATTGGATCGGAGAACGTCCGATTATTCGCTAGCCGGGATCGACGTTTTGTGGTGGTTCGGAAAGTCGGCAGATACCCCAACAAACAGGGATTGGGCGATAAAGCGAAATGGGTTCTCCCTGAGCCTCAAATATGACAAAAGTAACCAGGTGAGAAGCGGTCTGTGGAGAGAGACACTTATTGAAGACCGCTTCAATGGCAAGTATGTTGGACAAGTCTATGAAAATAACGAATCGAAGCGTCCCGACACATTGCCGCCCGTGGCGGGAGCGATTGCAGGATGGTGGAACGACTACGCCTTGGCAAGATATTATCAGGTCTGGAAAAAGGGAAATAGCGATCGTTATAAACGCGGCCTCTTGGCTTCAACACGAAGCATCGCCTCATTCAATGGAAAGACAGGGGTCGGAAAAGACAAATTTTTCCACAAAGAAGGGGCTCTTTGGATCGTCGATCTGAAGCCGTTCCTCGATCGTCAGGAAAAGTACTCCCATATACGACCACTCTCTGATGCAGCCATAACGTTGATCCAAGGGCGCGCTCACTCGTACGGGGCAAAGCAAGCCAAGGAACGGCCGCAATGACATGCCCTACCGAGATCCGCTGCCATTGAACAAGGGGAATCCGTTGCCGAACACAAAGGACATTTCAGCCAGGGCGAAGAAGCAGGTTATCCAGGAGGCTGGTGGTAATTGCGGCTTCTGCGGGGAAAGCAATGTGGCCACATTGGAATTCCACCACATTCACGGCAAGAATATACCGAACCCACATGCCCCCGAGAATCTTATCTATGTTTGCAAGAACTGCCACGGGAAGATCACGGCCGGTCTGATATCCGAAGCGGACGTCGTTCTGCAAAAGCGGATTCTGCAATACCGGGGAAGCCCCGCCGGAAAGGTCGGTGATATGACTCGCATTGTGAACGTCACCGGAAGCATTAATACGGGAACGATTGCCAACGAAATTCACTTCCACGGGAAGCCGAACCGAAAGATCACGATCCCACCCCAGGCAGACGCGATCGGCGGAGATACCCTAAAGAGGAATTACCTGAAGCATCTCATTGATCGCTATCAGGAATTCGCCAAGGCAGAGAAGGGGGAAGGCTACGTATACCCGATTTTCTATCAGGCCATCAAAAGAAGATACGGCGCCAACTGGGACAGGATCCCCCTGCATCTTTTTGAAGATGTCTGCGCATATGTTCAGGATCGCATTGACAAGACCGTGCTGGGCAGGAATAGAAAAGCAGGTGGACAAAGCAACTACAGCGTGTTCTCGGAATACCGCGACAAGTACGTGAACAGGCAGAATCCCGCATGACCAAACTCAATGGAACTGTAAACACGGCGATCCCATCAGCACAGGCATAGCAACTCCGGCATATCGAGAAGCCAGGCGGGCCAGTCGGAGAGGAATCGGTCTAAAGCCAGTAGGAACAGGAAGGAAGCCACGGGATAATCCCTCTTGCGGAGGATCAGGACGTTCTCCCGGTCGCAGTTCAGCATGTATCCCGTCTTGGGCCGCGTGGCGATCAACCCCTTCATCTCCCCCTCCCGAATCTCCATTCGTCCGGCGATCCCCTTTTTGATCTCGGCGACGAGCTTGCGCTTGTGGTCCGAAACCTGTCCTTCGTAGGGCTTGTTGGTCCCTTCGTAGTCCAGCTCTCCCGGCCAGAGGCGGCTGTAGATCTCCTCCCGCGGGACAACCTCCTTGGGGCTCTGCGCGAGCAGCAACATATAGCTGAACGAAACCGGGCGCAACGGGACAGGGAGGCCTCGGTAGAAGAAGAGCTTCTGCCGCTCGTCGATCACGATTGCGGGTGGGTCGGCGATCAGTTCCGAAAGGTGGTTTACCGACGTCAGCCGGTGTCGCAACTCGGCCAGAAGCGATCCATTGCGCAGAAGCTCGGCGAGCGTGCAGGGGAAGCGAGGCCCTTCCGGCATTAAGAAAAGCTTCCGGACCAGGTTGTAGAGACGTACGGCAAATCGTTGCGGCAGGAGTCGGGCCAGTTCGGAGAGAGGAAGTTCAAGGACGAAGCTCGATAGCTGATCGTAGCCGCCAAAAGGCCCATCGACGCCGGTCCGGTCCCAGTACCTCAATAGGATCGGGGCAGGCCCCGCCTCCACCTGGCGACGCCGTGAACCGGGATGGGAAGCGGGGGAGTGATCCGTCCGGCGATCAGCGCCTTCCGGTGACTTTCTTTTGCCGTGACCGCCAGGATGGTCAACCGTCAACTGGGATCAGCCCTGAAGGCACCGCCGATGACGATCTGGATCATATCAAGCGCCTTCGTCTCCCTGCAGCGTATCCCGTGCCTGGTGATGAGGGCTTTTCTGCTGAGTAGGGCCGCTGGAGGGCAGCTTGCATCGATGACGGAGAGTTGATTCGTGAACGAGCGGATCGGCGGCACGGGGGAGGCCCTTGCCACCGCATTGTCCTTGCGGCGACGGTCCCTCTCTTCGGCGTCTTGGCGGCATCGAAATCAAAGATGCGGTTTTCGTTGCCGCCCGATAGGGTATCAGAAAACGATTGACGAAAGACTCAATGGCACGTGCAAACGCAAGGCCAGGGAAAGGTATGGCAACGACCCGATGATCGGAGGCAGGATTCACCGTCTTGCAGGTCGTTTCGCATTTCGGTCGCTTGACTGCGAGAAGCTCGATTTGCATAAGGCTGTTACGGACCCTCCGTCTCGATGGCACCGAGAATGCCATTCCAAAGGTTGGAAATTTGTTAGAGAGGCGCCGCGCCGTGCAAATACAGACAGACCGTGATAAATAGCACCATTGTCCAGATAACTCAAAGGAAATGTGATGTTATACACGACACGTGAAAATTATGATCCTGACTGTTCATGACTCGTGAACAAATCCTAATCCGGCCCCGCTGCAAGGCGTCTCCGAGTCGGTGCGGAAACGCCGGGAGCGGGGAAAGAGGCGGGACGCCGATACCAATCCCCCCCACGGCAAATTGAGCGCACCTGCCCCGCCCTATCAAGACAACGCCTCGATGATTGCATGTTTCATCTTTTGCCCTGGGTTTTTAGAGCGCCCGGACGGGCGGAACCGACCGGCGCCCTGGAATCCGCGCAGCGGTTTCGAGGGCGAGGGCGCGAACCAGGGAGACGTGTCTCGTCCGGAGCGAAGCGGAGGGCGAGTCACGGCGACCGACATAGAAAATGATCGCCCGCGGCTGCCTGTCTCCGACGCAGGAGGTGACAGGCAGCCAGCGGGCCACCATGGCGCAGGAGAGCGGAGCGTCCGCGTCTTCATGCGGTCGCGGAGCCGACTGCGCAAAAGCCCGCGAACCGGTGCGTCCGAGCGAAGCGAGGTCACTCCGGGAACGGGCAAAGAGAAGAAAACCGGAGGGCCGAGGCAGTCAGCGCGCAGCGTCTGTCTGCCGACGGCCCGGAGCACCACCGGATTGCGGCCGTGAGGAGCGTCCGCGGGTTTATGCGGTCGCGGAGCCGGCCGCAACGCCCGAGAACCGGCAGTCCGAGCGCAGCGAGGTCTGCCGGGACCGGGCAACGGAGAAGTACCAAATGCCGGAGGGGCGGGCCTGTCGCCGCGTGAGCGGTCGTCAGGCCTGCCCCGGAGGCAGGGAGGGAGCCCCACCGGGGCGGACGGGCGCGGGTGCCAAGCGGCCGGAGGGGCGGAGCGCAGCCCGGCCCCGACGGACGATGGCAGCCGCGAGGGAGGGCCGGGGAGAACGGCGCGGCAGGCGGTGCACAAAGCCGGAAGGGAGCGACGCCGCGGCGCGACCCCGGCGACTGCAACGCTGGCCGCCTACCGAACAGATCAGTGGAACGAAGGAGCGGCAAACGGTGAACGGAAAAGCTGAGGACATGCGGCATGGAAAGAAAAACACCGCGCGAGGATGAGCAAGGGCGGTGCCGGACATGGGGCAGCGGAAATGGCCGGCGACGCCCTTGCCCGAGCGCGGAAGGGAGAATGCAGGGGCCGTGACAGGGATGGAGCAGAGGAATGCCCTGGCGCGGCCCCTGCTTCCGCCTGATGGGGTGGCGGGCGGGAATTCCCCCTTGAGGGGGATGACAGGGGGGACAAGGGAAAAGAGCAAGGGGCGTGACGGCCACCCCAGTGGCCGGCGCGAACCTTGCCTACCGACTTAGATCATTACTGGAGCGGTGCCGCTTCTTCCTCTGCAATCAGGCTGCCGATGGAGCGATCGAATGCCGCCTTGGCGATGTGGTAGTTCCATTGTGCTTCAACACGGGCCGCGCCTGCCCGCGCAAGGGCGGCCTGGGTATCCAGAAGTTCGGTGATGGTGCCCGCGCCGGCGGCATAACGCTCCTCCGTCAGTCGCACGCTTTCCTCGGCGTCCTTGACCAGGACAGCGGCGGTCTGAATCTCTTCGTATGATTCCGTGATTTTCGAGCTTGCCGACCACACCTCACGCCGGACATTACGGATCAACCGCTGGACTTCGGCCTCCTCCTTGAGGAGTTCCGCTTTTGTCCTGCCCAGCCGATGCGTCCTTGAGAAACCGGTGAA from Syntrophales bacterium includes:
- a CDS encoding HNH endonuclease encodes the protein MPNTKDISARAKKQVIQEAGGNCGFCGESNVATLEFHHIHGKNIPNPHAPENLIYVCKNCHGKITAGLISEADVVLQKRILQYRGSPAGKVGDMTRIVNVTGSINTGTIANEIHFHGKPNRKITIPPQADAIGGDTLKRNYLKHLIDRYQEFAKAEKGEGYVYPIFYQAIKRRYGANWDRIPLHLFEDVCAYVQDRIDKTVLGRNRKAGGQSNYSVFSEYRDKYVNRQNPA
- a CDS encoding BrnA antitoxin family protein → MKDRDIDLSDIPELDDAFFTEAKLWPGKKKQITLRLDPDVVEFFKAGGRGYQSSINAALRRYMEAQQRRLKEA
- a CDS encoding BrnT family toxin, which encodes MEIEWDDKKNAENIRKHGLDFVDAWQVFQHPLFVKSDDREDYGEDRWIGIGMMSNGIVVVFVFTERNQETIRMISMRKATKNERTRFEKAVKNELGKD